From one Mytilus edulis chromosome 1, xbMytEdul2.2, whole genome shotgun sequence genomic stretch:
- the LOC139527183 gene encoding ATP-dependent Clp protease proteolytic subunit-like — protein sequence MMLLRHCERLFKHGHCIKRLLHKSPCRPYTIVVPSVIGGKSTDRERVMDIFSRLLLERIICINGQIDDQMSSIVIAQLLYLQSESWRDPINLYINSPGGVVTAGLAIYDTMQYIDTPISTWCIGQACSAASLLLTAGTEGMRRALPNSRIMIHQPSGSAGGSVTDIQIKAEEMLKMKRQVNDLYVRHTKRPLSEIENLLERDKYMSPIEAKEFGLIDEVIEKPPAEKSSNS from the exons ATGATGCTCTTACGACACTGCGAG CGATTGTTCAAGCATGGGCACTGCATCAAAAGGCTGCTACATAAATCACCATGTCGCCCATATACAATAGTGGTACCTTCAGTGATAGGGGGGAAATCAACTGATAGAGAAAGAGTCATGGATATATTTTCACGCTTACTATTAGAGAGAATCATATGTATAAATGGACAG atcgATGATCAGATGTCCAGTATTGTGATAGCTCAGTTGCTCTATCTTCAGTCAGAAAGCTGGCGAGATCCTATAAATCTGTATATAAATAGTCCAG GTGGTGTGGTGACTGCAGGATTGGCTATATATGACACAATGCAATACATTGATACCCCTATTTCAACATGGTGCATAGGACAGGCCTGTAGTGCAGCATCATTATTACTTACTGCTGGTACAGAGGGAATGAGGCGTGCATTACCTAACTCTAGAATTATGATCCATCAGCCTAGCGGATCTGCAGGG gGTTCAGTAACTGATATTCAGATTAAAGCAGAAGAGATGCTGAAAATGAAGAGACAGGTTAATGACCTGTATGTAAGACATACCAAGAGACCACTCAGTGAAATAG AAAATTTATTAGAAAGAGACAAGTATATGAGCCCAATAGAAGCTAAAGAATTTGGATTAATAGATGAAGTCATAGAAAAGCCTCCAGCAGAAAAATCATCAAATTCATGA
- the LOC139527073 gene encoding amyloid protein-binding protein 2-like isoform X1 produces MIRRNTFILEQPKVEEPVVMSGKDRQNIMRLRINRIAIVQELRVEYILNYLKDCGVINEDDQRKIDMGTTPSDKARRLVDLLPSKTHIQDWYQSFREALLNPEGGPEVKKRCKAMVEFLDNTVIHRPTSQNSRFSGSDASSMKLPHYEPLPMIHDKEPRKSIPQNVLNLESERHKGTVMAAKEDYKAEKGVRDVVPEREDKMIPWSSDQMDSMTLVKGFFQQWVTTPDNFRSLIQVPEDHFKRLQESSALEDKEQLAAETKTLEKMRKLELVTVMARRKLLPEGFELCMCDVVHEVLFDKDNYHYYFKYLKNLELSDVNLMVDVVSSFASIMNNMEPTKGGVNMEQAVKLGFNLIDFVAEYGYFTQAEVIMTVLLMVLNKSQNMDTWMAKYKGLVKLMHFRNMNYDFQGVQMAYNLSNELMWKIDMMSFGQDLVDKGEYFIELSTLMLEYGSANASFGYIQKAMKEFSEEEVKTEDPANIVHALCQAVMVYSAKWSIKRAETLAVEAVQQAKEHFGCRHPLYIKALLHFCHFSSEFKQDQPGVDVAKHTLDTAKIVYGCETIQLALAHRSLAKALLVVQKFDNMDYHYHATEALRMARGLLPDKHPMLHLFLHTSASALQWKALHSSKDLQNSTLRLAETQAIDALEIVAIHYSEISLCTARMCVLLGQIKSKMDMVEEADELLHRAIIYMKLCQPENSNYLLLAMATLATLHKIFNKPKEAVNLFSHVVTHVDSSGVYLKWVHVCYDHLINTLQSLNQNKEADEFQIQLSQWLRDNPVYDKQITMEDLTAKPEPFSKFLDNFNVWEKRTKKVLDFAKRVVAAGEDKS; encoded by the exons ATGATCAGaagaaacacatttattttagaaCA GCCTAAAGTAGAGGAACCAGTAGTCATGTCAGGAAAAGATAGGCAGAACATTATGAGGCTTAGGATCAACAGGATCGCCATAGTCCAGGAGCTGAGGGTCGAGTACATTCTTAACTACCTCAAAGATTGTGGTGTCATTAATGAAGATGACCAAAGAAAAATTGACATGGGCACAACACCCTCAGATAAAGCTCGAAGACTAGTTGATTTACTTCCATCAAAAACTCACATTCAAGATTGGTATCAGAGCTTCAGAGAAGCATTACTGAACCCTGAAGGGGGTCCAGAGGTAAAGAAAAGATGTAAAGCTATGGTTGAATTCCTTGATAACACAGTCATACATAGACCAACATCCCAGAACTCACGTTTCAGTGGATCAGACGCCTCTTCTATGAAACTACCACATTACGAACCATTACCAATGATTCATGACAAGGAACCAAGAAAGAGCATTCCACAAAATGTCTTGAATTTAGAAAGTGAGAGACACAAAGGGACTGTCATGGCTGCCAAAGAAGACTATAAAGCAGAGAAAGGAGTACGAGATGTAGTACCAGAGAGAGAGGATAAAATGATTCCATGGAGTAGTGATCAGATGGACTCCATGACTCTAGTGAAAGGATTCTTCCAACAATGGGTCACCACACCAGATAACTTTAGATCCTTAATACAG gTACCAGAAGATCATTTCAAAAGGCTGCAGGAGTCATCTGCTTTAGAAGATAAAGAACAGCTTGCCGCAGAAACCAAAACCTtagaaaaaatgagaaaattagAACTTGTTACAGTAATGGCTAGGAGAAAACTTCTTCCTGAAGGTTTTGAACTGTGTATGTGTGATGTTGTTCATGAAGTTCTCTTTGATAAGGACAATTACCATTattactttaaatatttaaaaaatttagaacttTCTGATGTGAATTTAATGGTAGATGTTGTTAGTTCCTTTGCTTCTATTATGAATAACATGGAGCCAACCAAGGGAGGAGTAAACATGGAACAAGCTGTGAAGTTAGGATTTAATCTGATAGATTTTGTAGCTGAGTATGGTTATTTTACTCAGGCTGAGGTCATTATGACAGTACTGTTGATGGTTCTTAACAAATCACAAAACATGGACACATGGATGGCAAAATATAAAGGTTTAGTTAAACTGATGCATTTCCGCAATATGAACTATGATTTTCAGGGAGTTCAGATGGCCTACAATTTATCCAATGAATTAATGTGGAAAATTGATATGATGTCATTTGGTCAGGATCTAGTTGATAAAGGAGAATACTTTATTGAGTTGAGCACTTTAATGTTGGAATATGGCTCAGCAAACGCTTCATTTGGTTACATACAAAAGGCAATGAAg GAATTCAGTGAAGAG GAAGTGAAAACTGAGGATCCAGCCAACATTGTCCATGCATTGTGTCAAGCTGTTATGGTTTACTCTGCCAAATGGAGCATTAAACGTGCAGAAACTCTAGCTGTGGAAGCAGTGCAACAGGCAAA GGAACACTTTGGCTGTAGACATCCACTGTACATCAAAGCCTTACTTCACTTTTGTCATTTCTCAAGTGAATTTAAACAAGACCAACCAGGTGTAGATGTGGCTAAG caTACATTGGACACAGCAAAGATAGTCTATGGTTGTGAGACAATCCAGCTTGCTCTAGCCCACAGATCACTAGCTAAAGCATTACTTGTAGTACAGAAGTTTGACAACATGGATTACCATTACCATGCTACAGAAGCTCTGAGGATGGCGAGAGGTCTACTGCCAGACAAACATCCAATGTTACACCTCTTTTTACACACATCAG CTTCAGCATTACAATGGAAAGCTCTTCATTCTTCTAAAGACCTACAGAATTCAACATTACGACTAGCAGAAACACAGGCCATTGATGCTTTAGAAATTGTGGCTATCCATTACTCAGaaattagtttatgtacagctagAATGTGTGTGCTGCTGGGtcaaattaaatcaaaaatggacat GGTAGAAGAGGCTGATGAACTATTACATAGAGCTATCATCTACATGAAGCTTTGTCAACCAGAGAACAGCAATTATCTCCTCTTGGCAATGGCTACACTAGcaacattacacaaaatcttCAATAAACCAAAGGAAGCTGTTAATTTGTTCAGTCATGTTGTTACACATGTTG ATTCATCTGGTGTATACCTGAAGTGGGTCCATGTTTGTTATGATCACCTGATCAACACACTACAGTCCCTGAATCAGAATAAAGAGGCTGATGAGTTCCAGATTCAGCTGTCACAATGGCTACGAGACAATCCTGTTTACGACAAACAGATCACAATGGAAGATCTGACCGCCAAACCAGAACCTTTCTCAAAATTCTTAGATAACTTCAATGTTTGGGAAAAACGTACCAAAAAAGTTTTGGACTTTGCTAAGAGAGTGGTGGCAGCTGGAGAAGACAAGTCATAG
- the LOC139527073 gene encoding amyloid protein-binding protein 2-like isoform X2, with translation MIRRNTFILEQPKVEEPVVMSGKDRQNIMRLRINRIAIVQELRVEYILNYLKDCGVINEDDQRKIDMGTTPSDKARRLVDLLPSKTHIQDWYQSFREALLNPEGGPEVKKRCKAMVEFLDNTVIHRPTSQNSRFSGSDASSMKLPHYEPLPMIHDKEPRKSIPQNVLNLESERHKGTVMAAKEDYKAEKGVRDVVPEREDKMIPWSSDQMDSMTLVKGFFQQWVTTPDNFRSLIQVPEDHFKRLQESSALEDKEQLAAETKTLEKMRKLELVTVMARRKLLPEGFELCMCDVVHEVLFDKDNYHYYFKYLKNLELSDVNLMVDVVSSFASIMNNMEPTKGGVNMEQAVKLGFNLIDFVAEYGYFTQAEVIMTVLLMVLNKSQNMDTWMAKYKGLVKLMHFRNMNYDFQGVQMAYNLSNELMWKIDMMSFGQDLVDKGEYFIELSTLMLEYGSANASFGYIQKAMKEVKTEDPANIVHALCQAVMVYSAKWSIKRAETLAVEAVQQAKEHFGCRHPLYIKALLHFCHFSSEFKQDQPGVDVAKHTLDTAKIVYGCETIQLALAHRSLAKALLVVQKFDNMDYHYHATEALRMARGLLPDKHPMLHLFLHTSASALQWKALHSSKDLQNSTLRLAETQAIDALEIVAIHYSEISLCTARMCVLLGQIKSKMDMVEEADELLHRAIIYMKLCQPENSNYLLLAMATLATLHKIFNKPKEAVNLFSHVVTHVDSSGVYLKWVHVCYDHLINTLQSLNQNKEADEFQIQLSQWLRDNPVYDKQITMEDLTAKPEPFSKFLDNFNVWEKRTKKVLDFAKRVVAAGEDKS, from the exons ATGATCAGaagaaacacatttattttagaaCA GCCTAAAGTAGAGGAACCAGTAGTCATGTCAGGAAAAGATAGGCAGAACATTATGAGGCTTAGGATCAACAGGATCGCCATAGTCCAGGAGCTGAGGGTCGAGTACATTCTTAACTACCTCAAAGATTGTGGTGTCATTAATGAAGATGACCAAAGAAAAATTGACATGGGCACAACACCCTCAGATAAAGCTCGAAGACTAGTTGATTTACTTCCATCAAAAACTCACATTCAAGATTGGTATCAGAGCTTCAGAGAAGCATTACTGAACCCTGAAGGGGGTCCAGAGGTAAAGAAAAGATGTAAAGCTATGGTTGAATTCCTTGATAACACAGTCATACATAGACCAACATCCCAGAACTCACGTTTCAGTGGATCAGACGCCTCTTCTATGAAACTACCACATTACGAACCATTACCAATGATTCATGACAAGGAACCAAGAAAGAGCATTCCACAAAATGTCTTGAATTTAGAAAGTGAGAGACACAAAGGGACTGTCATGGCTGCCAAAGAAGACTATAAAGCAGAGAAAGGAGTACGAGATGTAGTACCAGAGAGAGAGGATAAAATGATTCCATGGAGTAGTGATCAGATGGACTCCATGACTCTAGTGAAAGGATTCTTCCAACAATGGGTCACCACACCAGATAACTTTAGATCCTTAATACAG gTACCAGAAGATCATTTCAAAAGGCTGCAGGAGTCATCTGCTTTAGAAGATAAAGAACAGCTTGCCGCAGAAACCAAAACCTtagaaaaaatgagaaaattagAACTTGTTACAGTAATGGCTAGGAGAAAACTTCTTCCTGAAGGTTTTGAACTGTGTATGTGTGATGTTGTTCATGAAGTTCTCTTTGATAAGGACAATTACCATTattactttaaatatttaaaaaatttagaacttTCTGATGTGAATTTAATGGTAGATGTTGTTAGTTCCTTTGCTTCTATTATGAATAACATGGAGCCAACCAAGGGAGGAGTAAACATGGAACAAGCTGTGAAGTTAGGATTTAATCTGATAGATTTTGTAGCTGAGTATGGTTATTTTACTCAGGCTGAGGTCATTATGACAGTACTGTTGATGGTTCTTAACAAATCACAAAACATGGACACATGGATGGCAAAATATAAAGGTTTAGTTAAACTGATGCATTTCCGCAATATGAACTATGATTTTCAGGGAGTTCAGATGGCCTACAATTTATCCAATGAATTAATGTGGAAAATTGATATGATGTCATTTGGTCAGGATCTAGTTGATAAAGGAGAATACTTTATTGAGTTGAGCACTTTAATGTTGGAATATGGCTCAGCAAACGCTTCATTTGGTTACATACAAAAGGCAATGAAg GAAGTGAAAACTGAGGATCCAGCCAACATTGTCCATGCATTGTGTCAAGCTGTTATGGTTTACTCTGCCAAATGGAGCATTAAACGTGCAGAAACTCTAGCTGTGGAAGCAGTGCAACAGGCAAA GGAACACTTTGGCTGTAGACATCCACTGTACATCAAAGCCTTACTTCACTTTTGTCATTTCTCAAGTGAATTTAAACAAGACCAACCAGGTGTAGATGTGGCTAAG caTACATTGGACACAGCAAAGATAGTCTATGGTTGTGAGACAATCCAGCTTGCTCTAGCCCACAGATCACTAGCTAAAGCATTACTTGTAGTACAGAAGTTTGACAACATGGATTACCATTACCATGCTACAGAAGCTCTGAGGATGGCGAGAGGTCTACTGCCAGACAAACATCCAATGTTACACCTCTTTTTACACACATCAG CTTCAGCATTACAATGGAAAGCTCTTCATTCTTCTAAAGACCTACAGAATTCAACATTACGACTAGCAGAAACACAGGCCATTGATGCTTTAGAAATTGTGGCTATCCATTACTCAGaaattagtttatgtacagctagAATGTGTGTGCTGCTGGGtcaaattaaatcaaaaatggacat GGTAGAAGAGGCTGATGAACTATTACATAGAGCTATCATCTACATGAAGCTTTGTCAACCAGAGAACAGCAATTATCTCCTCTTGGCAATGGCTACACTAGcaacattacacaaaatcttCAATAAACCAAAGGAAGCTGTTAATTTGTTCAGTCATGTTGTTACACATGTTG ATTCATCTGGTGTATACCTGAAGTGGGTCCATGTTTGTTATGATCACCTGATCAACACACTACAGTCCCTGAATCAGAATAAAGAGGCTGATGAGTTCCAGATTCAGCTGTCACAATGGCTACGAGACAATCCTGTTTACGACAAACAGATCACAATGGAAGATCTGACCGCCAAACCAGAACCTTTCTCAAAATTCTTAGATAACTTCAATGTTTGGGAAAAACGTACCAAAAAAGTTTTGGACTTTGCTAAGAGAGTGGTGGCAGCTGGAGAAGACAAGTCATAG
- the LOC139527073 gene encoding amyloid protein-binding protein 2-like isoform X3 — MSGKDRQNIMRLRINRIAIVQELRVEYILNYLKDCGVINEDDQRKIDMGTTPSDKARRLVDLLPSKTHIQDWYQSFREALLNPEGGPEVKKRCKAMVEFLDNTVIHRPTSQNSRFSGSDASSMKLPHYEPLPMIHDKEPRKSIPQNVLNLESERHKGTVMAAKEDYKAEKGVRDVVPEREDKMIPWSSDQMDSMTLVKGFFQQWVTTPDNFRSLIQVPEDHFKRLQESSALEDKEQLAAETKTLEKMRKLELVTVMARRKLLPEGFELCMCDVVHEVLFDKDNYHYYFKYLKNLELSDVNLMVDVVSSFASIMNNMEPTKGGVNMEQAVKLGFNLIDFVAEYGYFTQAEVIMTVLLMVLNKSQNMDTWMAKYKGLVKLMHFRNMNYDFQGVQMAYNLSNELMWKIDMMSFGQDLVDKGEYFIELSTLMLEYGSANASFGYIQKAMKEFSEEEVKTEDPANIVHALCQAVMVYSAKWSIKRAETLAVEAVQQAKEHFGCRHPLYIKALLHFCHFSSEFKQDQPGVDVAKHTLDTAKIVYGCETIQLALAHRSLAKALLVVQKFDNMDYHYHATEALRMARGLLPDKHPMLHLFLHTSASALQWKALHSSKDLQNSTLRLAETQAIDALEIVAIHYSEISLCTARMCVLLGQIKSKMDMVEEADELLHRAIIYMKLCQPENSNYLLLAMATLATLHKIFNKPKEAVNLFSHVVTHVDSSGVYLKWVHVCYDHLINTLQSLNQNKEADEFQIQLSQWLRDNPVYDKQITMEDLTAKPEPFSKFLDNFNVWEKRTKKVLDFAKRVVAAGEDKS; from the exons ATGTCAGGAAAAGATAGGCAGAACATTATGAGGCTTAGGATCAACAGGATCGCCATAGTCCAGGAGCTGAGGGTCGAGTACATTCTTAACTACCTCAAAGATTGTGGTGTCATTAATGAAGATGACCAAAGAAAAATTGACATGGGCACAACACCCTCAGATAAAGCTCGAAGACTAGTTGATTTACTTCCATCAAAAACTCACATTCAAGATTGGTATCAGAGCTTCAGAGAAGCATTACTGAACCCTGAAGGGGGTCCAGAGGTAAAGAAAAGATGTAAAGCTATGGTTGAATTCCTTGATAACACAGTCATACATAGACCAACATCCCAGAACTCACGTTTCAGTGGATCAGACGCCTCTTCTATGAAACTACCACATTACGAACCATTACCAATGATTCATGACAAGGAACCAAGAAAGAGCATTCCACAAAATGTCTTGAATTTAGAAAGTGAGAGACACAAAGGGACTGTCATGGCTGCCAAAGAAGACTATAAAGCAGAGAAAGGAGTACGAGATGTAGTACCAGAGAGAGAGGATAAAATGATTCCATGGAGTAGTGATCAGATGGACTCCATGACTCTAGTGAAAGGATTCTTCCAACAATGGGTCACCACACCAGATAACTTTAGATCCTTAATACAG gTACCAGAAGATCATTTCAAAAGGCTGCAGGAGTCATCTGCTTTAGAAGATAAAGAACAGCTTGCCGCAGAAACCAAAACCTtagaaaaaatgagaaaattagAACTTGTTACAGTAATGGCTAGGAGAAAACTTCTTCCTGAAGGTTTTGAACTGTGTATGTGTGATGTTGTTCATGAAGTTCTCTTTGATAAGGACAATTACCATTattactttaaatatttaaaaaatttagaacttTCTGATGTGAATTTAATGGTAGATGTTGTTAGTTCCTTTGCTTCTATTATGAATAACATGGAGCCAACCAAGGGAGGAGTAAACATGGAACAAGCTGTGAAGTTAGGATTTAATCTGATAGATTTTGTAGCTGAGTATGGTTATTTTACTCAGGCTGAGGTCATTATGACAGTACTGTTGATGGTTCTTAACAAATCACAAAACATGGACACATGGATGGCAAAATATAAAGGTTTAGTTAAACTGATGCATTTCCGCAATATGAACTATGATTTTCAGGGAGTTCAGATGGCCTACAATTTATCCAATGAATTAATGTGGAAAATTGATATGATGTCATTTGGTCAGGATCTAGTTGATAAAGGAGAATACTTTATTGAGTTGAGCACTTTAATGTTGGAATATGGCTCAGCAAACGCTTCATTTGGTTACATACAAAAGGCAATGAAg GAATTCAGTGAAGAG GAAGTGAAAACTGAGGATCCAGCCAACATTGTCCATGCATTGTGTCAAGCTGTTATGGTTTACTCTGCCAAATGGAGCATTAAACGTGCAGAAACTCTAGCTGTGGAAGCAGTGCAACAGGCAAA GGAACACTTTGGCTGTAGACATCCACTGTACATCAAAGCCTTACTTCACTTTTGTCATTTCTCAAGTGAATTTAAACAAGACCAACCAGGTGTAGATGTGGCTAAG caTACATTGGACACAGCAAAGATAGTCTATGGTTGTGAGACAATCCAGCTTGCTCTAGCCCACAGATCACTAGCTAAAGCATTACTTGTAGTACAGAAGTTTGACAACATGGATTACCATTACCATGCTACAGAAGCTCTGAGGATGGCGAGAGGTCTACTGCCAGACAAACATCCAATGTTACACCTCTTTTTACACACATCAG CTTCAGCATTACAATGGAAAGCTCTTCATTCTTCTAAAGACCTACAGAATTCAACATTACGACTAGCAGAAACACAGGCCATTGATGCTTTAGAAATTGTGGCTATCCATTACTCAGaaattagtttatgtacagctagAATGTGTGTGCTGCTGGGtcaaattaaatcaaaaatggacat GGTAGAAGAGGCTGATGAACTATTACATAGAGCTATCATCTACATGAAGCTTTGTCAACCAGAGAACAGCAATTATCTCCTCTTGGCAATGGCTACACTAGcaacattacacaaaatcttCAATAAACCAAAGGAAGCTGTTAATTTGTTCAGTCATGTTGTTACACATGTTG ATTCATCTGGTGTATACCTGAAGTGGGTCCATGTTTGTTATGATCACCTGATCAACACACTACAGTCCCTGAATCAGAATAAAGAGGCTGATGAGTTCCAGATTCAGCTGTCACAATGGCTACGAGACAATCCTGTTTACGACAAACAGATCACAATGGAAGATCTGACCGCCAAACCAGAACCTTTCTCAAAATTCTTAGATAACTTCAATGTTTGGGAAAAACGTACCAAAAAAGTTTTGGACTTTGCTAAGAGAGTGGTGGCAGCTGGAGAAGACAAGTCATAG